TCTTTGCGGCTCTTCGAATTTCTGAGCTAGtccctaataataaaaaaagtagttcGGGTTTAAAATTTAGTGAAATATGCGTTTCCCAGGGACAGGTTCGGGTTTTTATTAGTAAATCCAAAACGGATGTGGTAGGAAAAGGTCATTGGCTCACGTTGCATGCATGTGGAGATCATATCATTTGCCCTTATTTAATCATTTCCAGATACATTTCCGTAAGACCTTCTTGTATAGGTAATTTTCTGGTTCATTTAGATTCGTCCCCATTAACAAGGTTTCAATTTTCTGCCATTTTCAGGCGATGCCTGATTTCTTTAGGCCTTGGTCATTTAAAATTCTCATCCCATTCATTCCGCATCGGAGCTGCTACGGAAGCTGCTAGGTTGGGCCTCAATGAGTCTGTGATTATGAGTTTGGGTAGATGGGAGTCAAAGAGGTTTGGTTTATATATACGTCCTAATCTTTCTCTCTGATTCTAGGTTCATTATCCTCCATCTGGATCATTGGACATTCATTTGTTCATTGGGCTCACATCCGGGCGTGTCAACGATGTTACTCTTCTAATCTGTCTTTGCCTCCTGactcttttaagattttttggaaAGGTATTCGTGGTTTGCGTTGGGACAATCTTTGTCACCACATTTCTAATTTATCTCACAGTTTACCATATCCTGATATTCTAATAATCCACCTTGGGGGTAATGACATAGGAAAGTATTCAACTCTAGATTTGATCTTTAAGATTAAGCGCGATTTGCAGCATATTCATTTGTCCTTTCCTagtactaaaataattttttctgaAGTGATTCCGCGTTTTCTCTGGCTATCTTTCCCGGAGAATAGGTCTCTGGAGAAGATTCGGAGGCGTGTTAATCATTCAATTGAGAAATTTATGCCTATATTGAACAGTTTTTCATATAGGCATACTGAATTGGAAGGAGGTTTTTCTGGTCTCTATAGGTCGGATGGTATCCACCTATCTGACATAGGTTTGGATATCTTCAATTCGGATCTCCAGAATATGGTAGAAATGGCCACGGTGCTGGGGTAGGCCGTTTTTTGTCAGCTGACAAAATCCGGCTGGTggggactttgtatttattaGTTATGGTATTCGCTCGAGTTCTATGACTGAGCGAGATCTTAAGAGATGATTAAAGTTTGGAAAATGTTATAttaagaatttaaataatatttaaaaatgttactaTTAGAATTTTAGTAATATTAAATGgaatatttatgattatatagatttatttataccaataacggtgccgcggccatttctattaccaataaaaaaaaaaaaaaaattgaaatgaattatttatttattcaataaagTTAGTTAAATTATTTTGGTCTATGTTTTATTCGAATCATTAGAAGTTAAGTTGTCTGGTTCGGCCTACACTCCCATGGAAAGGGGGCATTAATTAGTGCccacatcatgggattgtggccgGCGGAACaaccatgaatttaaaaaaaataaataaaatggtcaaCTGAAAGTACTGTAGCTGGCAGCTTGGgcgggaaaaacgtgactttcAAAGGATGAGTCATGTTGCTGGGCAAAATAGGCTTCT
The Rana temporaria chromosome 6, aRanTem1.1, whole genome shotgun sequence DNA segment above includes these coding regions:
- the LOC120943628 gene encoding uncharacterized protein LOC120943628 translates to MDEQTASPVARQTQLDNVTAPQRLEFLSRPASSSQRDDSSASQAGAATSSGSLSSIWIIGHSFVHWAHIRACQRCYSSNLSLPPDSFKIFWKGIRGLRWDNLCHHISNLSHSLPYPDILIIHLGGNDIGKYSTLDLIFKIKRDLQHIHLSFPSTKIIFSEVIPRFLWLSFPENRSLEKIRRRVNHSIEKFMPILNSFSYRHTELEGGFSGLYRSDGIHLSDIGLDIFNSDLQNMVEMATVLG